The genomic window CCCCTCCAAGTCCAGCTTGATGAGGTATAATTTTTTCAAGATACAAAGATATTTTTCTTTTAGAAAGTCCACTTTCACTATAAAATTTATCATAGATTTTCCATAAAATATTATCTTCATTTATAGGAATATCAGCTTTATTTGTTTTTATTTCAAGAGTTCCTGTAATATCTTCTATTTCACCAGTTATTCTATCACTTAAACTAATTGGCACCATAATCATATCCAAAAGATGATACCCATTAGGAAGAACTCCAGTTACATTTAGACCTATATTTATTTTTCCATTAGAATTTAACGAAAATTTCACTAAAAAATATCCTCCTCACTATCTATATCAATTTCTATTCCTCTACTTTCTAAAACTTTTATCAAGTCAGAAGTTTTCTCCTTAGCTACATTTCCAGTAGGTACTTCCATTATCTCAAATTTAAAGTACTTATTAAAATATTCTAACTC from uncultured Fusobacterium sp. includes these protein-coding regions:
- a CDS encoding RNA-binding S4 domain-containing protein — encoded protein: MRLDKFLKVSRIIKRRPIAKIVVDGGKAKLNGKVAKAGTEVKVGQILELEYFNKYFKFEIMEVPTGNVAKEKTSDLIKVLESRGIEIDIDSEEDIF